One window from the genome of Diospyros lotus cultivar Yz01 chromosome 11, ASM1463336v1, whole genome shotgun sequence encodes:
- the LOC127813410 gene encoding probable methyltransferase PMT20, with amino-acid sequence MKQKEGKAGSQPDKSSRVVPMVIMVSVLCGFSFYLGGIFCSEKERYISNDVTKTMESPKDNVAASGPIQLKSIAFPECGTGFQDYTPCTDPKRWKKFSFHRLSFLERHCPPAFERMECLVPPPDGYKAPIRWPKSRDECWYRNVPYDWINKQKSNQNWLRKEGEKFHFPGGGTMFPKGVSAYVDLMQDLIPEMQDGTVRTAIDTGCGVASWGGDLLDRGILTVSLAPRDNHEAQVQFALERGIPAILGIISTQRLPFPSNSFDMAHCSRCLIPWTEFGGIYLLEIHRILRPGGFWVLSGPPVNYKRRWRGWNTTVEEQKSDYEKLEHLLTSMCFTMYNKKDDIAVWQKSKDDSCYKKLAVPDVYPPKCDDGTEPDSAWYTPLRPCVVVPNPKRKLELTSIPKWPQRLHVAPERIGDIRGGSAGAFQIDDGKWKERVEHYKKLLPSFGTDGIRNVMDMNTVYGGFAAALINDPLWVMNVVSSYAPNTLAVVYDRGLIGTYHDWCEAFSTYPRTYDLLHLDGLFTAESQRCEMKYVLLEMDRILRPKGYAIIRESNYYVDAVATIAKGMRWGCRKEDAENGAEKEKILICQKKLWYASNQSSR; translated from the exons ATGAAGCAGAAAGAAGGCAAAGCGGGTTCTCAACCAGATAAAAGTTCTCGGGTAGTTCCCATGGTGATCATGGTCAGTGTACTATGTGGGTTTTCATTCTATCTTGGCGGCATCTTCTGTTCCGAGAAGGAGAGATACATTAGTAACGATGTCACTAAAACTATGGAATCACCCAAGGACAATGTTGCTGCCTCTGGCCCCATCCAGCTTAAGTCCATCGCCTTCCCTGAATGCGGCACTGGCTTCCAGGACTACACGCCCTGCACAGATCCGAAG AGATGGAAGAAATTCAGTTTTCATCGGCTCTCCTTCTTGGAGCGCCATTGTCCACCCGCATTTGAAAGAATGGAATGCTTGGTTCCTCCGCCGGACGGATACAAGGCACCGATCAGATGGCCTAAGAGCAGGGACGAGTGTTGGTACAG GAATGTGCCCTATGATTGGATCAACAAGCAGAAGTCTAATCAGAATTGGCTGAGGAAAGAAGGGGAAAAGTTCCACTTCCCTGGTGGTGGTACTATGTTCCCCAAAGGTGTCAGTGCTTATGTCGATCTTATGCAAGATCTGATCCCTGAAATGCAGGACGGGACTGTTCGAACTGCTATTGATACTGGATGTGGG GTTGCTAGCTGGGGAGGTGATTTGCTAGATCGTGGAATTTTGACAGTCTCCCTTGCCCCAAGGGATAATCACGAGGCCCAAGTCCAATTTGCTCTAGAACGTGGAATTCCTGCAATTCTGGGCATCATTTCAACCCAGCGCCTTCCTTTCCCGTCAAACTCATTTGATATGGCACATTGCTCAAGGTGCCTCATCCCTTGGACAGAATTCG GTGGTATTTACCTTTTAGAAATACACCGGATTCTTCGTCCTGGAGGCTTCTGGGTTCTGTCGGGCCCTCCCGTGAACTATAAGCGCCGCTGGAGAGGCTGGAACACCACTGTGGAGGAGCAGAAATCTGATTACGAAAAGTTGGAACATTTGCTAACTTCAATGTGCTTTACAATGTACAACAAGAAGGATGACATTGCAGTATGGCAGAAGTCTAAAGATGACAGTTGCTATAAGAAACTTGCTGTCCCCGATGTCTATCCGCCCAAGTGCGACGATGGTACCGAACCAGATTCGGCATGGTACACTCCCCTAAGGCCTTGTGTTGTCGTTCCAAACCCCAAGCGGAAGCTAGAGCTCACGTCCATCCCCAAATGGCCGCAGCGGCTACATGTGGCACCTGAACGCATCGGTGATATTCGTGGTGGCAGTGCTGGCGCCTTCCAGATTGATGACGGAAAGTGGAAGGAGCGAGTGGAGCACTACAAGAAGTTGCTCCCTTCATTTGGGACCGACGGGATAAGAAATGTGATGGACATGAATACAGTTTATGGTGGTTTTGCTGCCGCTCTGATTAATGATCCACTTTGGGTGATGAACGTGGTCTCTTCATATGCTCCCAATACACTTGCCGTCGTCTATGACAGGGGCCTCATTGGAACCTACCATGACTG GTGTGAGGCTTTCTCAACTTATCCTCGGACGTATGATCTCCTCCACCTCGATGGCCTTTTTACGGCTGAAAGCCAGAG GTGTGAAATGAAATATGTGCTCCTGGAAATGGATAGGATTCTTCGGCCAAAGGGGTATGCAATAATCCGTGAGTCCAACTATTATGTGGACGCTGTGGCCACAATTGCCAAGGGGATGAGATGGGGATGCCGCAAAGAAGATGCTGAAAATGGGGCTGAGAAGGAGAAGATCCTAATATGTCAGAAGAAACTCTGGTATGCCTCTAACCAAAGTTCCAGATGA